In a genomic window of Mesoplasma tabanidae:
- a CDS encoding APC family permease produces MKLNRKYGFWTVLASTLAAIVGSSIIISFNMVFALAQANPLLMMLAWIFGALIVLPDAFIVIEPSIGYGESGSGYSWIRKCNWRILAFWFGWVLILFVSATSLASCCSAMSSMITQILELDSKEIAVETLQKALAVFILLFLAGIQIMVKNSSKYTQIFFLFVKTLPIILVFILAIMYGSKDGLLSNSQMNNNLGHAYISSAMLIPAITYTGFAYSGHEFPTYITEEIENPKKTVPLVIISAVLIVLVIYVCYGIALLSLATPDNQGNWIDPNGSTSTIFAQHKWAVLTFNILAIFLFIGSVNSLLFFQSRLIHKLSETGDVHAFFGKVHKKTNQPYMAIILLGSVAVFYILFSSISEIISSFALATSALKILLNSAIIKLRLKDTEYKKIYGNKTFWALMILSLVTCALTFIGSIYLMVIIPHQQTGASTFSILWKPILMIIIAFLVYLFGIFKFNNIKIK; encoded by the coding sequence ATGAAACTTAACAGAAAATATGGCTTTTGAACCGTTTTAGCTTCTACTTTAGCTGCAATTGTTGGTTCAAGTATTATTATTTCATTTAACATGGTTTTTGCTCTTGCTCAAGCAAACCCATTGTTAATGATGCTTGCATGGATTTTTGGAGCATTAATAGTGTTACCAGATGCTTTTATAGTTATAGAACCTTCAATTGGATATGGTGAAAGTGGTAGTGGATATAGCTGAATTAGAAAATGCAACTGAAGAATTTTAGCATTTTGATTTGGATGAGTTTTAATTTTATTTGTTTCTGCAACTTCACTAGCAAGTTGTTGTTCTGCCATGAGTTCAATGATAACTCAAATTTTAGAATTAGATTCTAAAGAAATTGCTGTTGAAACTTTGCAAAAAGCTTTGGCCGTATTTATTCTACTATTTCTTGCAGGGATACAAATAATGGTCAAAAATAGTAGTAAATATACACAGATATTCTTTCTGTTCGTAAAAACCTTACCAATCATATTAGTATTCATACTAGCAATTATGTATGGTTCAAAAGATGGTCTATTGTCAAATTCACAAATGAACAATAATTTGGGACACGCTTATATATCTTCAGCAATGTTAATTCCTGCAATCACATACACAGGGTTTGCATATTCGGGTCATGAGTTTCCCACATATATTACAGAAGAAATTGAAAACCCTAAAAAAACAGTTCCTTTGGTAATAATTAGTGCCGTATTAATCGTGCTAGTTATTTATGTTTGTTATGGTATTGCTCTTTTATCATTAGCAACACCAGATAATCAAGGAAATTGAATTGATCCAAACGGATCAACATCAACTATTTTTGCTCAACATAAATGAGCAGTACTGACATTTAATATCTTAGCAATATTCTTATTTATTGGTTCTGTTAATTCTTTATTGTTTTTTCAATCAAGACTGATACATAAATTATCTGAAACAGGTGATGTTCACGCATTTTTTGGAAAAGTTCATAAAAAAACTAACCAACCTTATATGGCAATTATATTGCTTGGTTCTGTAGCAGTATTTTATATTTTGTTTAGTTCTATCTCAGAAATAATTTCTTCATTTGCACTTGCAACTAGTGCATTAAAAATTTTATTAAATTCAGCAATAATTAAATTAAGATTAAAAGACACGGAATATAAAAAAATATATGGTAACAAAACTTTTTGGGCACTAATGATTTTAAGTTTAGTAACTTGCGCTCTTACATTTATTGGTTCAATATATTTAATGGTTATAATACCACATCAACAAACAGGAGCAAGCACATTCTCTATTTTATGAAAACCAATTTTAATGATTATTATTGCATTCCTAGTTTATTTATTTGGAATTTTTAAATTTAATAATATAAAAATTAAATAA
- the rplK gene encoding 50S ribosomal protein L11 has translation MAKRITRIAKLEFMAMQAKPGAELASLGINMPEFTKQFNDATKDRAGDVVPVVITAYDDKSFDYVLKTTPAAILLKRAAGIEKGASNAKTQTVATISADKVREIAEYKLVDLNANDVEAAMKIIAGTAKNMGIKITGMEETN, from the coding sequence GTGGCTAAAAGAATTACACGTATTGCCAAATTAGAATTTATGGCGATGCAAGCAAAACCAGGAGCAGAATTAGCTTCTTTAGGTATTAACATGCCTGAATTTACAAAACAATTTAACGATGCTACTAAAGATCGTGCAGGAGATGTTGTTCCTGTAGTTATTACAGCATATGATGATAAATCATTTGATTATGTACTAAAAACAACACCAGCAGCTATTTTATTAAAAAGAGCAGCCGGAATTGAAAAAGGAGCAAGCAATGCTAAAACTCAAACAGTTGCAACTATTTCAGCTGATAAAGTTAGAGAAATTGCTGAGTACAAACTAGTTGATTTAAATGCAAATGACGTTGAAGCAGCAATGAAAATTATTGCTGGTACAGCTAAAAACATGGGAATCAAAATTACAGGTATGGAGGAAACTAACTAA
- a CDS encoding GNAT family N-acetyltransferase: MKIEFKTFEKLSSKETWEIFKNRSEVFVVEQEWLACDIDENDLRATHMIIRNENEELVAYLRIFELDKSTVTLGRVLTPKEFRGLSLGKELLKNAIDWIKRQYPKHDIKISAQYRLVKFYENFGFNQCSEVYDDDGMDHIKMIIKKSYN; encoded by the coding sequence ATGAAAATAGAATTTAAAACATTTGAAAAATTATCAAGTAAAGAAACTTGAGAGATATTTAAAAATAGAAGTGAAGTTTTTGTTGTTGAGCAAGAGTGACTAGCTTGTGATATAGACGAAAATGATTTAAGAGCTACGCACATGATAATAAGAAATGAAAATGAAGAATTAGTAGCTTATCTAAGAATTTTTGAACTCGATAAAAGTACAGTAACATTAGGAAGAGTTTTAACACCTAAGGAATTTAGAGGATTAAGTCTTGGAAAAGAATTACTAAAAAATGCAATTGATTGAATTAAACGTCAATATCCTAAACATGACATAAAAATAAGTGCTCAATATAGACTTGTTAAGTTTTATGAGAACTTTGGTTTTAATCAATGCTCTGAAGTGTATGATGATGATGGAATGGATCATATAAAAATGATAATAAAAAAAAGCTATAATTAA
- a CDS encoding alpha/beta hydrolase: MKKNKYKYSAKTILLTFLQFKKIKKNSHSHFLDYKKFCYAYHRDGFNEKGIKINSLDLYYEDLKNKGLNYLNDTFVYDQIEEISVCNEKGKISCLVARKKEQKKWVIGLHGWTENKYLALRLVHHFWKQGYNVLTFDSFAHGLSYGEKTDIGYSSVKMLEDIIVYLKNTEQAESIGLIGNSMGASTSLLFIQKSKMRSLVNWVIADCGFSNIKHQYRYYIENNLYYIEWWKIGFLFTHKFSKETKTPQRKYNLLKNMSKAKDIPVLFIHSKGDTFIPFEMSELMYNKKIKFEKVIKSEIWVPDGSEHVNTIVTYNEEYISKSINFARKWE; the protein is encoded by the coding sequence TTGAAAAAAAATAAATATAAATATTCAGCAAAAACAATTTTATTAACTTTTTTGCAATTTAAAAAAATTAAAAAAAATTCGCATTCGCATTTTTTAGATTATAAAAAGTTTTGTTATGCATACCATCGTGATGGGTTTAATGAAAAAGGGATTAAAATTAACTCTCTGGATTTATATTATGAAGATTTAAAAAACAAAGGATTAAACTATTTAAATGATACTTTTGTTTATGATCAAATTGAAGAAATTAGTGTGTGCAATGAAAAGGGAAAAATTAGTTGCTTAGTTGCTAGAAAAAAAGAGCAAAAAAAATGAGTTATTGGATTGCATGGATGAACCGAAAACAAATATTTAGCTTTAAGACTGGTTCATCATTTTTGAAAACAAGGATACAATGTTTTAACCTTTGATAGTTTTGCACATGGTTTAAGCTATGGCGAAAAAACTGATATAGGTTATTCATCTGTTAAAATGTTAGAAGACATAATAGTATATCTAAAAAATACTGAGCAAGCAGAGTCTATTGGATTAATAGGCAATAGCATGGGTGCATCTACAAGTTTATTATTTATTCAAAAAAGTAAAATGAGATCACTTGTTAACTGAGTAATTGCTGACTGTGGTTTTAGTAATATAAAACATCAATATAGATATTACATTGAAAATAATTTATATTATATTGAATGATGAAAAATTGGTTTTTTATTCACTCATAAATTTAGTAAAGAAACAAAAACACCGCAAAGAAAATATAATTTATTAAAAAACATGAGTAAAGCAAAAGATATTCCCGTATTATTTATTCATTCTAAAGGTGACACATTTATTCCATTTGAAATGAGTGAATTAATGTATAATAAAAAAATTAAATTTGAAAAAGTAATAAAAAGTGAAATATGAGTACCAGATGGTTCTGAACATGTAAATACAATCGTAACTTATAACGAAGAATACATTTCAAAATCTATAAATTTTGCAAGAAAGTGAGAATAA
- the rplA gene encoding 50S ribosomal protein L1 yields the protein MAKISKRMKSVKGLVDKQKVYALDEAIKLAKETSTTKFDSTVELSFNLNIDPRKADQQIRGALVLPAGTGKTQKVLVLTNTKVKEAQDAGADFVGGEELIAKIQKENWFEFDVIVATPEMMAKLGAIGKVLGPKGLMPNPKTGTVTMDVAKAIDEIKKGKIEFRADKEGNIHTIIGKASFTADQLKENFTTILNEMRRVKPQTVKGDYIINITISTTMGPGIKVEIN from the coding sequence ATGGCTAAAATTTCAAAAAGAATGAAAAGCGTTAAAGGGTTAGTAGACAAACAAAAAGTTTACGCACTTGACGAAGCAATTAAATTAGCAAAAGAAACTTCAACAACTAAATTTGATTCAACTGTTGAATTATCATTTAACTTAAATATTGATCCAAGAAAAGCTGATCAACAAATTCGTGGAGCGTTAGTATTGCCAGCTGGAACAGGTAAAACTCAAAAAGTTTTAGTTTTAACAAATACTAAAGTTAAAGAAGCTCAAGATGCAGGTGCTGATTTTGTTGGTGGAGAAGAATTAATTGCAAAAATTCAAAAAGAAAACTGATTTGAATTTGATGTTATTGTAGCTACACCAGAAATGATGGCTAAATTAGGAGCAATTGGGAAAGTTTTAGGGCCAAAAGGATTAATGCCTAACCCAAAAACTGGAACAGTTACAATGGATGTTGCTAAAGCAATTGATGAAATTAAAAAAGGAAAAATTGAATTCCGTGCAGATAAAGAAGGAAATATCCATACAATTATTGGAAAAGCGTCATTTACTGCAGATCAGTTAAAAGAAAACTTTACTACAATACTAAATGAAATGAGAAGAGTTAAACCTCAAACTGTTAAAGGTGATTACATTATTAACATTACAATTTCAACAACAATGGGTCCTGGAATTAAAGTAGAAATTAACTAA